The window GGGTTCAGGAGAGGGGTCCCCATTATGGTGAGGACAGCAGTCACTTTGTCAAATTCCAGGGAATGACTCTGGCTGGGTCTCACATACATGAAGATGTTGCTCCCGTAGGCAATGGAAACGACAGTGATGTGAGAAGCGCAGGTGGAAAAGGCTTTCTGACGCCCTTGGGCTGAGGGGATGCGCAGGATGGTCGAGATGATGTAGGTGTAGGACACGGTGGTGATCACCAGTGAGGTGAGGAGGATGAGAGAAGACAAGAGAAAGCTTATCATCTCAAGGAAATGGGTGTCTATGCAGGCCACCTGCAGCAGAGGGGCGATGTCACAGAAGAAGTGATTAATCTCCTTATGGCAGAAGGGCAGCCTGGACAGCAGAATGACCGGGCAGAGCACCGACAGGAAGGCCCCCACCCAGCAGCCCAGAACCAGCAGGAGACACAGCCTGCTGTTCATGATGATGGTGTAGCGCAGGGGgttgcagatggccacatagcggtcaaaGGACATCACCACGAGCAGGATGAACTCCACGGTCCccaggaagaagaagaagtatGTTTGGCTGATGCAGCCTGCAAGAGATATGGTCTTCCTGTCCTTGAGGAGAAAGGATAATAGTTTTGGGGTAACTGAGCTAGTGAATAAAATGTCCAAAAATGACAAATTactgaggaagaagtacattgGGGTTTGGAGGCGACTATCAGCCCATATTAGGGAAATGATGACACCATTTCCGGTTAGAGTGAGCATGTACGTAAACAGCAGGACCACGAAGAGGAAAATCTGGAGCTTCTGGAGAGCAGGGAAGGCAGTCAGGATGAACTCGGTCACCGTGGTCTGGTTCTGCACATCCATTGAGTGCAGAGCAAGGCGGGCAGCATgtctctaaaaacaaacaaacaaaaaaactgaaaataaagatgaaagtcAGAATAAATAGGCTTTAAACTTCCAGTAGCATCGAGAAGATATAGTAGAAAGAGCTCTGAATGGAGAGTCAAGAGTGAATGTTTCCATCCTGTCTCTGACCCTAATAAATGTAGGATCTTGGATAAATGACACCCGTTCTCCAGTCTtcccatatttaaaatttttggttgATGGAAACCATAGTTCCATAAAGCTtggtgactttttaaatttttttttttatagaatgCCTCTTTTCTACTTCCCTCTTCCTGACTTCTGTTTTCCAAGCTAAGTTCTGAGCATAAGAGGAGAAACCTACCTGAGAATCCAGTCAATCAAtttggaaaacagagaaaatggaaagCTAATAAAGCTGAGTTAGTTTCCTTGaggtttctttttcatgttttcaagTATTGCTTAAATCAAagagcagagaaatgaaaattgtaCAGTCAAATGAGAGGGAACGTGTATTTGTTTCTATTGATACTTACATTTGTTATTGGTATTATGTGTTGAGTTAATATAATATCAGGTTGGAcgtatattattttaatttagtaGTAATTGAATTCTCCATAAAGTCctgtggtatttatttatttaatttttggggGGCCTTGCTTTGAGCGTTGCaatatcttagttccccaaccagggactgaaccttggcagtgagagtgctgggtcctaaccactggactgctggggaattccccatggtttttatttttaaaaaatttgctataatcatatatgttttaaaatttctacacTGTTATGGAACTAATAATATATGtatcatatgtatgtatgtataatatacaaGGTCAATAATATATGTATCATAATTTGTGAAaccaattttatatattttgaaaaacatcttTGGGCAAATGGTCCATGTTCTTCTCTTTTGCTCTTTGCAATGTTATGTCTATGGCTACAAAATAGACTACCCTCCCATTCTCCAAATGACTCTTAACAGGTTTCGGCAAATAAGACTTCTATaccatatattcttttcagccactGGATGATCACATTACTAATAGTAgttcaaaaatgggcagagagagccttccctgatggtctagtggtctgggaactaagatcccacatggcttcACATTgcagccagaaaataaaaaataagtaaaaaggaTGCAAATAGTGTCTGAAGCATTCAGCTTAATCTCTGGGCACTGCTCAAGTGTGCTGAATACATTCAGCTTAATCTCTGGGCACTGCTCAAGTGTGCTGAATACATTCAGCTTAATCTCTGGGCACTGCTCAAGTGTGCTGGGTACATTCAGCTTAATCTCTGGACACTGCTCAAGTGTGCTGGGTACATTCAGCTTAATCTCTGGACACTGCTCAAGTGTGCTGGATACATTCAGCTTAATCTCTGGACACTGCTCAAGTGTGCTGGGTACATTCAGCTTAATCTCTGGACACTGCTCAAGTGTGCTGGATACATTCAGCTAAATCTCTGGACACTGCTCAAGTGTGCTGGATACATTCAGCTTAATCTCTGGACGCTGCTCAAGTGTACTGAATATCTACTGCATGCCTATAGAATGCAGTTGACCCACTGTCCTTTGTTGTAATATTTTGTGAGTAATCTTTTAGTTTcaagttaaaagaagaaaattatgaacCCTGAGCTGGGTTCTTTCTAAGCTTAgagcccacctggttcctctttaaagaaaagcattttcctCAGGCTCTAGTTGGGATATGTAACTCCTAGCTGCTGTCTTTGCTTTAAAGACACGCTCTTTTGAGCAAATTTCCATCTGAAAATTTGGCTTTTTGACTTTTTCTGCTCCTTCATTTGCTTCTTCATTTCTGTTCAATACTTATTTATTGTACAAATCAAACAATCTGTATTCTTTTAATAGTAAGAGTTCAGTACTCACCTTCCctgttttaaattaagaaatattgGTTTTGTAGAATTATTTGACATTTCTAAGTAAATTCCTTTACAAAATGCATAATAGCTTCCATCCATTtaagagtaaaaaaaataaataaaattactacacatttaaaaaaaagaaataaagtgcacaataaatgtaaaaagaagaataaattttgAACATAATTGGATCTGAACAACTTGACTTGCTGGTGAATTTGTAGGAGAGCTCTTTTTACGTTCTTTTTAATCCTTGTCCCTACATCTATAAATGAGTATTGATCACCTACATATTTCTTTCCAGTCTAAACATATCTTTTACTTCCAGTGAAA is drawn from Ovis aries strain OAR_USU_Benz2616 breed Rambouillet chromosome 21, ARS-UI_Ramb_v3.0, whole genome shotgun sequence and contains these coding sequences:
- the LOC101122146 gene encoding olfactory receptor 6M1-like produces the protein MDVQNQTTVTEFILTAFPALQKLQIFLFVVLLFTYMLTLTGNGVIISLIWADSRLQTPMYFFLSNLSFLDILFTSSVTPKLLSFLLKDRKTISLAGCISQTYFFFFLGTVEFILLVVMSFDRYVAICNPLRYTIIMNSRLCLLLVLGCWVGAFLSVLCPVILLSRLPFCHKEINHFFCDIAPLLQVACIDTHFLEMISFLLSSLILLTSLVITTVSYTYIISTILRIPSAQGRQKAFSTCASHITVVSIAYGSNIFMYVRPSQSHSLEFDKVTAVLTIMGTPLLNPFIYSLRNEKVKEVLRDAINKIVSLLHRKP